A genome region from Anaerolineae bacterium includes the following:
- a CDS encoding HAMP domain-containing protein — protein sequence MKSPLQWLSAGSRFFSSSIRHRIIIPYALLTLVLAAFGTFVVTQLVAGSFEERFRNQLLDAGRIVSDEIVNREELRLEVERAVANTIGVPQALVDRRFEELDNLVSPIIANAADIDSIVLLDTQGKEVLRLQREAVSPNAPAQTYLGSGADFFNWQAVARVLSDPKGNLKEVQLAIDPTSNERIVYTVGPVKMDGKTIGAVLVGTYLKKEVEAIRDLALAEITLFDDKGNVIISTLVTTEADREKLSQALTPERFQQVIDQGGEVTLLEDIEDTGAPAEPGVEARGQNYRLAFAPFKLRDRIYGIYAVALSTNFITDTNNQNRLFLSIIFSGGVVAVLVIGYAVSQRIIRPIIRLVQTSQEIAKGNLDQRTGLKGKDEIGSLASTFDNMTAELQRKTAALREEAGKLNAILNSIADGVIVQDLEGNIITINPAAEGIFEAIGGDFAYFQLQENGVTSQAYQPGKEQSLELLNHLTGLDFHESRRFEIERRFLSALSAPVVTSDGERLGSVVVLRDITREVEAEKLKDDFITSMSHELRTPPTAIKGYNDLLKMTASKKLDERELSFITAIEQNVTDLLNIIQQMLDLSQIDAGTLGIDQETEDLVEIVQTEAEQWAAQMEKKNLAFSIHVPDEPIWIEGDWSRLTQVMHNLLNNAYNYTLPGGSVEVWVESKDGQVQVDVKDTGVGISEENQRFLFTRFFRAIHEESTFEVSGAGLGLYMSKAIIKAHQGKIWMQSKLNQGSTFSFSLPVLEQEPAHAEKDIVKFVET from the coding sequence ATGAAGAGTCCGCTCCAGTGGCTGAGCGCGGGATCAAGATTTTTCTCGTCCAGCATTCGACATAGAATTATCATCCCCTATGCTTTGCTAACGTTGGTGTTGGCTGCATTTGGCACGTTTGTGGTCACCCAACTGGTGGCCGGCAGTTTTGAAGAGCGTTTCCGCAACCAGTTGCTTGATGCCGGGCGGATTGTGAGCGATGAGATCGTCAATCGAGAAGAACTGCGCCTGGAAGTGGAACGGGCCGTAGCCAATACCATTGGCGTGCCCCAGGCCCTGGTTGATCGCAGATTTGAAGAGCTTGACAACCTGGTCTCGCCCATCATCGCCAATGCCGCCGATATTGACAGCATTGTGCTGCTGGATACCCAGGGTAAGGAAGTGCTGCGTTTGCAGCGGGAAGCGGTGTCGCCCAACGCCCCCGCCCAAACTTATCTGGGCAGCGGGGCAGACTTCTTCAACTGGCAAGCGGTGGCCCGCGTTTTGTCTGATCCTAAAGGCAACCTCAAAGAGGTGCAACTGGCCATAGACCCCACCTCAAATGAACGGATTGTTTACACCGTTGGCCCGGTCAAAATGGACGGAAAAACCATTGGGGCCGTGCTGGTGGGCACCTACCTAAAAAAAGAAGTTGAGGCCATTCGTGATCTGGCCCTGGCCGAAATCACTCTGTTTGACGACAAAGGCAATGTCATCATCTCCACCCTGGTGACCACTGAGGCCGACCGGGAAAAGTTGTCACAAGCTCTCACCCCGGAACGGTTTCAACAGGTGATTGACCAGGGCGGAGAAGTGACGCTGCTGGAGGATATAGAGGATACAGGCGCCCCGGCTGAACCGGGAGTAGAAGCGCGCGGGCAAAATTATCGTTTGGCTTTTGCGCCTTTTAAACTGCGGGACCGGATCTACGGCATTTATGCCGTAGCCCTCTCTACCAATTTCATTACCGACACCAACAACCAAAACCGTCTGTTCCTGTCTATTATCTTTTCCGGCGGGGTGGTGGCGGTGCTGGTGATTGGTTACGCCGTTTCCCAACGGATTATCCGGCCCATCATTCGCCTGGTGCAGACCTCGCAAGAGATTGCCAAAGGTAATCTGGACCAGCGCACCGGCCTCAAAGGCAAAGACGAGATTGGCTCTCTGGCCAGCACCTTTGACAATATGACGGCCGAACTGCAAAGAAAAACGGCCGCGTTGCGGGAAGAAGCCGGTAAACTCAACGCTATTCTTAACAGTATTGCTGATGGGGTAATTGTGCAAGATTTAGAGGGCAATATTATCACCATCAATCCTGCGGCTGAAGGAATTTTTGAGGCCATCGGCGGCGATTTTGCCTATTTTCAACTTCAAGAGAATGGGGTTACAAGTCAAGCATACCAACCGGGTAAAGAACAATCGTTAGAATTGCTCAATCATTTGACCGGTCTTGACTTCCACGAGTCGCGCCGTTTTGAAATAGAACGCCGATTTTTGAGCGCCCTCTCCGCGCCGGTGGTCACTTCAGATGGCGAGCGGTTGGGGTCGGTGGTGGTGCTGCGCGACATTACCCGCGAAGTTGAAGCCGAAAAACTCAAGGACGACTTCATCACCAGCATGTCGCACGAACTCAGAACCCCGCCCACCGCTATCAAAGGCTACAACGATTTATTGAAGATGACGGCCTCCAAAAAATTGGACGAGCGCGAGTTAAGCTTTATTACGGCCATCGAACAAAATGTAACCGACCTGCTCAATATCATCCAGCAAATGCTAGACCTATCGCAAATTGACGCCGGCACGTTAGGCATTGACCAGGAAACAGAAGACCTGGTGGAAATTGTGCAAACCGAGGCCGAACAATGGGCCGCGCAAATGGAAAAGAAAAACCTGGCCTTCAGCATCCATGTGCCTGATGAGCCTATCTGGATTGAAGGTGATTGGAGCAGATTGACCCAGGTGATGCATAATCTGCTCAACAATGCTTACAATTACACGTTGCCGGGCGGCAGCGTGGAGGTTTGGGTAGAGTCAAAAGATGGTCAGGTTCAGGTTGACGTAAAAGATACCGGCGTAGGCATCTCTGAAGAGAACCAGCGGTTTCTTTTTACCCGCTTCTTCAGGGCCATCCATGAAGAGAGCACTTTTGAAGTAAGTGGGGCCGGCCTAGGTTTATACATGAGCAAGGCCATTATTAAGGCTCACCAGGGAAAAATCTGGATGCAAAGCAAACTGAACCAGGGCAGTACCTTTAGTTTTTCTCTGCCGGTGTTGGAACAGGAACCGGCCCATGCAGAGAAAGACATTGTTAAGTTTGTTGAAACTTAG